DNA from Danaus plexippus chromosome 6, MEX_DaPlex, whole genome shotgun sequence:
acACAACAATCCTTGATCATACATACAGTATGGATTTCTTAAAGCAATACGAATATCAAGAACATTATCATTAGTTTGATAACATAGCTGCGTCATTGTTgttgctttttaaaatattcaatttgcTGTCAAGTTTATTTATCGTACGTAATCTTCCAGTACGTATGCGGTGAGTCCTAAAAGCGACATGTCGACGATTACAGAGAACGAGGATTTAAGAAAAGAGAGAGCAAAATGCACGTTCAATATAGAAGAACTGACTTATTTGTTAGACGACGGATACGAAAACACTAGACGAAGAAGGGATTTAGGTATGTTGAatactttatactttaatttctaaaattgGCTAATGAATGAGGTATTTTTGGCAAAAAACAGTGTTCTACGATTGACTTTCATTGATGTTGACAGCTtggttatgttaatttttttgttacgtcACATTACAAAGTATTAAAGTGCCTGATAAACACTGATAGCAATGTTTGTCACCgccattatatttaaactgttaATCAGgcacaaaattgttttatgctTCTATAATCTATAACGATTTTTCCAGAAAATAAAGTTCTCAGTACGAAGGGTCTCTTGGATGAGATACCAGAAGAATATCTCAGTCACAAGGAGAAATATGAAAACGTGATACGAAAATGTGTAAAATTGCATCGAGCCCTTTTAGAGTATGATGATCTGAGAGACAAACCTATTGATGAAAAGATTAAGTAggtattctttattttaatagtaaaatatgaaGTCTTTAACaacagaatattttgtttgtttcattggataaaaaatattagcctTTTCTTCGTGGATTGAGTTCCATATGAGTGTCAGGTTAAATACGTAAGGAAGTGTATATATTACTAGacaataacatatattcataatattgcCTTGTAGAGCAATTCTTCGGGACACGGTATCATTAGCTGTCACGAAAGACAACTCCCCGATGATGCTCCATTCAGGCATGTTCTTGATGGCAATTGAAGGACAGGCAAATGAGAAACAACAGGAATATTGGCTTAAAAGGGGAAGAAATATGGAAATTATAGGGACTTATGCTCAGGTAAGATAACCCTGGTCCCTCCTTCAATCTATCCAcgaatatttctataaaattaataaacttatgtagagataaattagaaataactGTAATTTTTCTGTTTACAGACTGAATTGGGCCATGGGACCTTTTTGAGAGGTTTAGAATTACGAGCAACTTATGATGAAAAAACTgaagaatttattttgcacAGTCCGACCTTAACTTCTTATaagtggtggcctggaggatGTAAGCAcaccttttatatataataaatatatggaattagaaataataaatcaattccTACAGAAACCAAATTCTTCATGAATTCTGTTTCAGTGGCTCACACTGCAAATTACGCTATTGTTATGGCACAACTTTATATAAAGGACAAGTGCTATGGCATGCAACCTTTTATGGTACAGCTAAGGGATGAAGAAACACACATGCCTCTCCCGGGGATAAAGGTTGGGGAAATTGGACCTAAACTGGGTTTTAACACAGTGAATAATGGATTCCTTGGTTTTGAAAATGTGAGAATACCAAGGGACAGAATGCTCATGAAAAATGCGCAAGTATTGAAGgtaaacaatttttctatTGACTGTACTTGGAGCTTATTGTTAGATCAAAGATGTGTAActattgttgtaatttttttttcacaaggATGGAACATTTATAGCGTCCCCAAACAGCAAATTAACGTACAATACGATGGTGAATGTCCGTGTGCTGATCGTGAATACAGTGGCCAAGTATTTGTCGTCAGCATCTACCATCGCCGTACGATATGCTGCTGTCAGGAGACAATCGCAAATGAAACCTGGGTATAGAAACTTAGTTATTGCACTACtcagttaaaaaataactttcaataaACATGTGAAGGTCTATCTTCGCTGTATACCATTAATTTCATCTTTGTTGTTTAATAGTTGTCCATATTTTCTGttgttcttatttttattttattattggttACAGTGAACCGGAACCCCAAATCTTGGACTACGTGACGCAGCAGCACAAGCTGATGATCGCTATCGCTACCAGCCACGCATATCATTTTACAGTTCGTTGGCTCTACGACGTGTCTGACACTGTTAAAGAGAACATCACTAAGGGTCAACTGGATACATTGCCTGAGGTATAATATTTgagaattatgaaaaaaatgtatgtacacaTATTGTCCAATGAGTAATTGCGTGTTCTCTAACGCAAATAATCCATGTTTTTTACAAGCAATATGAACACACAGGACATATCTAATGTCTATTTTTTGCAACAGCTGCACGTGCTGGCCTGCGCTCTGAAAGTGTTGAGCTCGTCGGAGTGTACTTCCCTGGTGGAAGTCTGTCGTCGGGCTTGCGGCGGTCACGGGTACATGCTGTCTTCCAACCTGCCGCAGCTGTATGGAGTATGCACTGCGACCATGACTTACGAGGGAGAGAATACAGTGCTATTGTTACAAGTAGccaggtatataaaaatttcttttctgATATGTgtctatatattatgtatttctatGTCTACGGCTCTTGAGTGCTAGTAACAGCGTGCAAGAAATTAATGGGCTGTAAGGATGAAATTCGCGaagaatcaataaaaatttatccgatataaggtttataaatttaagtattattctactttgaacatattttaatgatactgTAGAAGTTAtcttataagattgaaattattataatgattttatttaacatgtaTTATTGCTATTTCTAAAGTCACTCAATGCAAAAACTGTTTAATTGTTCTTaataacgtttaaaaaatacctatAGGTCTCTTGTGAAAGCTTGGGACCGAGCCGCTAGGGGTCAACCTTTGAGTCCATCAATGTCTTacattgaaaacaaaacattagcAGCCAAATGGGACGCTTCACTTGATGGAATAGTTAGAAATTTCCAGATTGTATCGAGAAGGTATGTTAGAATTTTatagcttttataataatataaatgataaatatttaatagcctCTAAATGACAGCAAACTAGCGTCGAGCGTGGCAAGTTTTCAGCAGTACATGAAGTCTGGTTTATCTTACGAAGATGCCTGGAACAAAGCTTCAGTACAACTGATCGCTGCGGCTGAGGTATCtgttatttagtatataaatacacagTAACAGTTTTTGAattgaatagaaatttaaatataagaaagaatcttaaatattttatacaaatatttacatatatttaaattaaagtaactttATTCCTTTTAAACTTATACGACGACATTAAAAAGccttttaaattgtttgtaacCGCAGGCACATGGCAGGGCTATAGTTTTAGCGATATACAAACAACAAATCGAAAAGCAAGCGCGTAATGTGTCATCACCCCTGAGAGATGTTCTGCATCAACTCCTAGAGTTGTATATGGTTTATTGGACACTGGAGAAAGTTGGCGACTTACTATtggtaacaatatttttaatactcatataataataattttctgatTTATATAGGAAATGAATTACAATATCacagaagaaaaaata
Protein-coding regions in this window:
- the LOC116779033 gene encoding probable peroxisomal acyl-coenzyme A oxidase 1, producing the protein MSTITENEDLRKERAKCTFNIEELTYLLDDGYENTRRRRDLENKVLSTKGLLDEIPEEYLSHKEKYENVIRKCVKLHRALLEYDDLRDKPIDEKIKAILRDTVSLAVTKDNSPMMLHSGMFLMAIEGQANEKQQEYWLKRGRNMEIIGTYAQTELGHGTFLRGLELRATYDEKTEEFILHSPTLTSYKWWPGGLAHTANYAIVMAQLYIKDKCYGMQPFMVQLRDEETHMPLPGIKVGEIGPKLGFNTVNNGFLGFENVRIPRDRMLMKNAQVLKDGTFIASPNSKLTYNTMVNVRVLIVNTVAKYLSSASTIAVRYAAVRRQSQMKPGEPEPQILDYVTQQHKLMIAIATSHAYHFTVRWLYDVSDTVKENITKGQLDTLPELHVLACALKVLSSSECTSLVEVCRRACGGHGYMLSSNLPQLYGVCTATMTYEGENTVLLLQVARSLVKAWDRAARGQPLSPSMSYIENKTLAAKWDASLDGIVRNFQIVSRSKLASSVASFQQYMKSGLSYEDAWNKASVQLIAAAEAHGRAIVLAIYKQQIEKQARNVSSPLRDVLHQLLELYMVYWTLEKVGDLLLYTQISERDVKALQRRYEDLLEILRPNAVGLVDAFDIRDEVLCSTLGSYDGRVYERLMEEAMKSPLNKEPVNDTFHKYLKPFMRGKL